Proteins from a genomic interval of Pelagicoccus enzymogenes:
- a CDS encoding family 43 glycosylhydrolase, whose amino-acid sequence MRFLASTLVLSTVLLTTASCTKEPSQKETAKDAYLLTSFRDNGDGLHLAYSYDAKDWTDLDTIYLKPKVGSKLMRDPDIKQGPDGTYHMVWTSGWGDLGIGYAYSKDLQNWSEQKFIPLMENFEGAKLCWAPELFFDEAKQQFLIVWSTAIDNAPTPDDEFRAYYSLTKDFESFTDPALFFDPGFNNIDTTLLKQGSAYYAILKETDDQGAQDYGSIYAAKAESLLGPYTLLESPILRKEQAEGPTVVDTAEGVVVYYDYYVNHRYGGKISKDWIQWEEVPGDIAFPDGQRHGSILSVPLELVESLRSQAASVAPQPALKGEFTADPAIRAFGDRYYIYPTSDRPYWNTKEFAVWSSPNLVDWEKETVFMDLRHDVSWANNKAWAPDCIEKDGKYYFYFCGEHSIGVAVADSPTGPFHDALDRSLIDNEKIKTFSIDPYAFIDDDGQAYLYFGNGTPTVYRLNDDMISFDGDPVEFPLKDFREGIVVFKRNGLYYFMWSIDDARSPDYRVGWGTSTSPYGPVTTPEENFIVLRQNGPAQGTAHHSIVNVPGTDRWYVAYHRHAIPGGGGYKRETCIVEMKFDAEGNILPMDPMSDPFADNPAGEPISLSAK is encoded by the coding sequence ATGAGATTTCTAGCATCCACCCTAGTTCTTTCCACCGTATTGCTCACGACCGCGTCATGCACTAAGGAACCCTCTCAAAAAGAGACGGCTAAAGACGCCTATTTGCTCACATCCTTTCGAGACAACGGAGATGGCCTCCACCTCGCCTACAGTTACGACGCCAAAGACTGGACCGATCTCGACACGATCTATCTGAAACCAAAAGTCGGCTCAAAGCTCATGCGCGACCCCGACATCAAGCAAGGTCCAGACGGTACCTACCACATGGTTTGGACCAGTGGTTGGGGCGACCTTGGCATTGGCTACGCCTACTCGAAGGACCTGCAAAACTGGTCCGAGCAAAAGTTCATTCCGCTCATGGAAAACTTCGAAGGCGCCAAACTCTGCTGGGCTCCCGAACTTTTCTTCGACGAGGCCAAACAACAATTCCTCATCGTTTGGTCCACCGCGATCGATAACGCTCCTACTCCAGACGACGAATTCCGCGCCTACTACTCCCTGACGAAGGACTTCGAGAGCTTCACGGATCCCGCCCTCTTCTTCGATCCTGGTTTCAACAACATCGATACCACGCTCCTGAAGCAGGGTAGCGCCTACTACGCCATCCTCAAGGAAACGGACGACCAAGGGGCCCAAGACTACGGCTCGATCTACGCCGCCAAAGCCGAAAGCCTGCTCGGTCCTTACACCCTGCTCGAGTCTCCCATCCTACGCAAGGAGCAAGCCGAGGGTCCCACCGTGGTGGATACAGCTGAAGGCGTCGTCGTTTACTACGACTACTACGTAAACCACCGCTACGGCGGAAAGATATCGAAAGACTGGATACAGTGGGAGGAAGTACCGGGAGACATCGCTTTCCCCGACGGCCAACGCCACGGTTCCATCCTATCCGTACCCTTAGAGCTCGTAGAATCCCTACGTTCTCAAGCTGCCTCCGTGGCGCCCCAGCCTGCCCTGAAAGGCGAATTCACCGCCGACCCCGCCATCCGCGCCTTCGGCGACCGCTATTACATTTACCCCACCTCCGACCGCCCCTACTGGAATACCAAGGAGTTTGCGGTCTGGTCTTCGCCCAACCTCGTAGATTGGGAGAAAGAAACCGTTTTCATGGACCTTCGCCACGATGTGTCCTGGGCCAACAACAAGGCATGGGCGCCCGACTGCATCGAAAAGGACGGCAAATACTACTTCTACTTCTGCGGCGAGCATAGCATTGGCGTCGCCGTCGCCGACTCCCCTACCGGTCCGTTCCACGACGCCCTCGATCGCTCGCTCATCGACAATGAAAAGATCAAGACCTTCAGCATCGACCCCTACGCCTTCATCGACGACGACGGCCAAGCCTACCTCTACTTCGGCAACGGTACACCCACTGTGTATCGACTAAACGATGACATGATTTCCTTTGACGGCGACCCTGTGGAGTTTCCGTTGAAAGACTTCCGCGAAGGCATCGTGGTTTTCAAACGCAACGGACTGTACTACTTCATGTGGTCCATCGACGACGCCCGCAGCCCCGACTACCGCGTCGGCTGGGGCACCTCGACTTCCCCTTACGGCCCCGTCACCACTCCCGAAGAGAACTTCATCGTCCTCCGCCAAAACGGCCCTGCCCAAGGCACCGCCCATCACAGCATCGTCAACGTCCCCGGCACCGACCGCTGGTACGTCGCCTACCATCGTCACGCCATACCCGGCGGTGGCGGCTACAAGCGCGAAACCTGCATTGTCGAGATGAAGTTCGACGCCGAGGGCAACATCCTTCCCATGGATCCGATGTCCGACCCGTTCGCCGATAATCCCGCTGGGGAGCCAATCTCGCTATCCGCAAAATGA
- a CDS encoding discoidin domain-containing protein, translating into MKHTSVLLISAALSLPASQAKVPENAIEPGEAPHSSNPILPGYFADPSVVEFEGHYFIYATLDPGGGQTCFDELTFTDDGLIAKVIPTHQGPELVQNRLDGSFIEPAAITASSQLSDRHAPERATDDNYATRWVPAADDVTPWIQIDLGSSRRVNQLQIRPELTWKDYHFTVESSVDGQNWTVAASFLDQAATGSPIIVESPPTARYFKVSSPTTIDSMTQPSIFEWQVE; encoded by the coding sequence ATGAAGCATACCAGCGTCCTTCTCATTTCCGCAGCGCTTTCGCTGCCTGCAAGCCAAGCGAAGGTCCCCGAAAACGCAATCGAGCCCGGCGAGGCTCCTCACTCGTCCAACCCGATCTTGCCAGGTTATTTCGCGGACCCATCCGTAGTTGAATTTGAAGGACACTACTTTATCTACGCCACCCTCGATCCCGGGGGTGGCCAAACCTGCTTCGACGAGCTTACGTTCACGGACGACGGTCTCATCGCAAAGGTCATCCCCACTCACCAAGGTCCAGAGCTCGTCCAAAACCGACTCGACGGCTCCTTCATCGAGCCGGCCGCCATCACCGCCTCCAGCCAGCTGAGCGATCGCCACGCTCCAGAACGCGCAACCGACGATAACTACGCCACGCGCTGGGTTCCCGCAGCTGACGACGTGACCCCCTGGATACAGATCGACCTAGGTTCCTCGCGAAGAGTTAACCAACTCCAAATTCGCCCCGAATTAACCTGGAAGGACTACCACTTCACTGTCGAAAGTTCCGTAGACGGCCAAAACTGGACAGTCGCTGCCAGCTTCCTCGACCAGGCGGCGACCGGTTCGCCCATCATCGTCGAGAGCCCGCCAACCGCCCGCTACTTCAAAGTTAGCTCTCCCACCACCATAGACTCCATGACGCAGCCATCTATTTTCGAGTGGCAGGTCGAGTGA
- a CDS encoding glycoside hydrolase family 88 protein produces MTPYLKTILTGSIALFTATFATAEPINTAQQILTHPASVKEIMQRVADFQEREFGGVIETDWKVGTYYSGLYAAYQATGDETFREKALAWCEAADWKLSEQHFFADDICAAQTFLDVYLDEKQPHQIADTIAALEPYFGKETIAREELAHVVWKGEPRPFTGRNVWWWCDSLYMAPPVLTRMYSATGDQRYLDLLHEMYWDTVDFLFSEEDGLFYRDESYFGKKTPSGKPVFWSRGNGWVYGGLIRTLDHLPADDPRRQDYIDLFVKMTRVLVDIQQDDGMWRPGLIDPDWKPMKESSGTSFFTYGLLAGINRGYLDKKAYLPVALKGWEGLVSCINTDGRLGYAQLVGGAPEHVRPSDSIDYTHGAFLLAASELYKMDLTNSDFAELEDPYEIKLLARDGVWTWFNDERVLYDGAGLYIGSIDSQGTSRIDYYSTILVQSPFAYRPYPLSSWQSKDDHNNPAILQLASGNLLTAYAKHHLEPVWYTRHGTKKGPDNWRTVNWSEEKAIEAPAKTTYNNLVQLTAENDRVFNFMRCVGWNPTLLISEDEGQTWSDPIELVRSGNDRTRPYVKYANNGTDRIDLIFTDAHPRKDHENNVYHIYYQNEAFHKSDGTFIRSLEEVKTKPLLPSDGTRIYAGTEAGRGWVWDLEYDKLGQPVAAFINSVDHEVGNDLRYRIAHWDNVSKTWTQQQIAFAGTHLYDREEHYAGGIAIDPQNTDVIYLSADVDPATGQANSTGRYQMFRGTLQNGSWTFEQLTNDAQVDNIRPIVPRDHDFDKIAIWVQGRYTTYEDYETSIVGILEKAEN; encoded by the coding sequence ATGACCCCTTATCTGAAAACGATCCTGACGGGCAGCATTGCTCTCTTCACTGCAACTTTCGCAACCGCGGAACCGATCAACACCGCCCAGCAAATCCTCACCCACCCGGCATCGGTTAAGGAGATCATGCAGCGGGTCGCCGACTTCCAAGAGCGAGAATTCGGCGGCGTCATCGAGACTGATTGGAAAGTCGGCACCTACTACAGCGGCCTCTACGCCGCCTACCAAGCCACCGGCGACGAGACCTTCCGCGAAAAAGCCCTCGCCTGGTGCGAAGCCGCCGACTGGAAACTCTCCGAACAACACTTCTTCGCAGACGACATCTGCGCCGCCCAAACCTTCCTCGACGTCTACCTCGACGAGAAGCAGCCGCACCAGATAGCCGATACCATCGCCGCCCTCGAACCTTACTTCGGCAAGGAAACCATCGCCCGCGAAGAACTCGCCCACGTTGTCTGGAAGGGCGAGCCACGCCCCTTCACCGGCCGCAACGTCTGGTGGTGGTGCGACTCCCTTTACATGGCCCCTCCCGTCCTCACCCGCATGTATTCGGCCACTGGAGACCAACGCTACCTCGACCTGCTGCATGAAATGTACTGGGACACCGTCGACTTCCTCTTCAGCGAGGAGGACGGACTCTTCTACCGAGACGAAAGCTACTTCGGCAAAAAGACCCCGAGCGGCAAACCCGTCTTCTGGTCCCGCGGCAACGGCTGGGTCTACGGTGGCCTCATCCGCACCCTCGATCACCTTCCCGCCGACGATCCCCGCCGCCAGGACTACATCGACCTCTTCGTCAAAATGACCCGCGTTCTCGTCGATATCCAACAAGACGACGGCATGTGGCGCCCCGGCCTCATCGATCCGGATTGGAAACCCATGAAGGAAAGCAGCGGCACCTCCTTTTTCACCTACGGCCTCCTCGCCGGCATCAACCGCGGCTACCTCGACAAAAAAGCCTACCTGCCCGTCGCCCTCAAAGGCTGGGAAGGCCTCGTCAGTTGCATCAATACCGACGGCCGCCTCGGCTACGCCCAGCTCGTAGGCGGCGCCCCCGAGCACGTCCGCCCCAGCGACTCCATCGACTACACCCACGGCGCCTTTCTCCTCGCCGCAAGCGAGCTCTACAAGATGGACCTCACAAACAGCGACTTCGCCGAGCTAGAAGATCCCTACGAAATCAAGCTTCTCGCCCGCGACGGCGTCTGGACCTGGTTCAACGACGAACGCGTCCTCTATGATGGCGCTGGCCTTTACATCGGCTCCATCGACTCCCAAGGCACCAGCCGCATCGATTACTACAGCACCATTCTCGTGCAAAGCCCTTTCGCCTATCGCCCCTACCCGCTTAGCAGCTGGCAGAGCAAGGACGACCACAACAACCCCGCGATCCTCCAGCTCGCCTCCGGCAATCTCCTCACCGCCTACGCCAAGCACCACCTCGAGCCCGTCTGGTACACCCGCCACGGAACGAAGAAAGGCCCCGACAACTGGCGAACCGTAAACTGGTCGGAGGAAAAGGCCATCGAGGCACCCGCCAAAACCACTTACAACAACCTCGTGCAGCTCACCGCCGAAAACGACCGCGTCTTCAACTTCATGCGCTGCGTCGGCTGGAATCCCACCCTACTCATCTCCGAAGACGAAGGCCAAACCTGGAGCGACCCCATCGAGCTCGTTCGCTCCGGCAACGACCGCACTCGACCCTACGTCAAGTACGCCAACAACGGCACCGACCGCATCGACCTCATCTTCACCGACGCCCATCCACGCAAGGACCACGAGAACAACGTCTACCACATCTACTACCAGAACGAAGCCTTCCACAAAAGCGACGGCACCTTCATCCGTAGTCTCGAAGAGGTGAAGACAAAGCCCCTCCTCCCTTCCGACGGCACCCGCATCTACGCAGGCACAGAAGCCGGACGCGGCTGGGTATGGGATCTCGAATACGACAAGCTCGGCCAACCCGTCGCCGCCTTCATCAACTCCGTCGATCACGAAGTGGGCAACGACCTGCGCTACCGCATCGCCCATTGGGATAACGTATCCAAAACCTGGACCCAGCAGCAGATCGCCTTCGCTGGCACCCATCTCTACGACCGCGAGGAGCACTACGCGGGAGGCATCGCCATCGATCCGCAAAACACGGATGTGATTTACCTCTCCGCCGACGTCGACCCAGCCACCGGCCAAGCCAACAGCACCGGCCGCTATCAAATGTTCCGCGGCACCTTGCAAAATGGCTCTTGGACTTTCGAACAACTGACGAACGACGCCCAAGTTGACAACATTCGCCCCATCGTCCCCCGCGATCACGACTTCGACAAAATCGCCATCTGGGTCCAAGGCCGCTACACCACCTACGAAGACTACGAAACCTCCATCGTCGGCATCCTGGAGAAGGCTGAAAACTAA
- a CDS encoding glycosyl hydrolase 115 family protein, translating to MKRLYHLLIPALLAPFSHAATLPIVNGGFESGADGTSSKAPISGWTDNGSSAGFWLQDGTGGGSFPQDPNEAQAGALYLSGNRLAGGAGSQPSDSTLSQVVAIDSADLPLVQEGKAAVSLSFYYQDTDDNDSAVVDIEFLDTSSTVLGSASSGGLGNIASNGTAYNSTTAPWTQVKIENELPVGTESIRISISTNRVGGSATNVHFDSFSGEIVTAPGYLAIVNGDFETGADGTGSKSPIEGWTDEGASSGFWLQDGTGGGSFPQDPSEPQGGSLYLSANRLAGGAGSQPSSSTLSQTVAVNPAILSLIQADEAAIDLSFYYQDTDNNDASTVSIDFLDASSAVVGSASTGELVNIANNGTAYDPTNAPWTLVELKSLLPASAESIRINISTTRSGGSATNIHFDTFSAWIVKADDLGPLEDAESAYRSSAPWTAYDGSNPPATPDGEYFAIPFMSVTETAADGSLKIAGGGQAAAIHYSEADAAVVGIAAEALADDIERVTGIAATASTAAPSASEVILIGTLGSSPLIDALVNDGKIDVSAIQGKWEAYTAAVVENPLPGVSRGLIIAGSDRRGAAFGVFALSESMGVSPWYFWGDIPTEQKTALYVAGNHTQPSPGVKYRGIFLNDEDWGLQPWAANTFEPEVGNIGPKTYSTIYELLLRLHSNVIWPAMHEYPVMTTPFYEVPGNMEAADDYAIVISTSHHEPMLRNSHEYNESERGSYNYWNNRSNIYDFWEERVIETADTEAIYTIGMRGRTDAGMLAPAGTTDAQKAQKIQDEIIPDQRQMISDYVNKDASEMPQIFIPYKETLVQYQSGLQLPDDVTILWPDDNHGYIRQLSTAQEQARSGGSGVYYHLSYWGVPTSYLWLCTTPPGMTRSEMTKAWDFEAKNMWLVNVGDLKPHEIGTDFFLRMARDPEAFRDFDQRAYLSQWAERTFGATHADAIADVLEEYFHLNIVKRPEHLDRNDSGFSHTDNGDEAGQRLADFAAMVAAAEDIYAQLPAEQKAAFYAMVLYPAKGSHFVNRRVLLAEQSRLWASQGRAATADLAAAAQAAHDALLAETEFYNKTNAGGKWDFMLNPMDISQLPGWAQETQNAFIMPAVGSYTPASAAGLGVAIEGSEMPLEEGVAGDLPKITRHADAERFIDIFNEGTGALTWTATASDPWIELSQASGDTDARIMVSVDWSQTPRGYAIPGQVTISAGGEARTVNVRAFYPFDLNLDALPDAVETDSRVIIEAEDYTSRQDHPDGISWTLVDGATASHDGMTILPVTAASLDPANLSADTASLTYEFYTFSTGQVEIQTECLPTHRITADHPGLRYAISLNGAAPQIVDINAAEYSAAWNSNTLRAASHGVTTHEITQAGLQTLTVWMVDAGVVLDRFVVDFDSTVFEAEKLSVQDSNTSVVSFTDGPASGGGGLHMQSTQVGHYATFAVPSLSAGDYQLSMRTKKWGSRGIVQIAVAESPDGPFTDLGDPIDLYSSSGVYEDIDPLAVSFTTSGAKYVRLTVVGKNDAASNYWALLDLLEFEPQIMVSDQPIRNWRMAYFGTFDATGNALDSADPDGDGIENLMEYATGSYPTMVSAPAFVEQYVDGRLSLTFNRVKAATDLVYRVLAGNDLPLQTAIWSSEDSPYPDTTAPMVEESVSDTESVQENDRRFMQIEVQLK from the coding sequence ATGAAACGATTGTACCATCTACTAATCCCGGCTTTGCTGGCACCCTTCTCCCACGCCGCTACGCTACCTATTGTAAACGGCGGCTTCGAATCCGGTGCCGACGGCACATCCAGCAAAGCTCCTATCTCCGGGTGGACCGACAACGGCTCAAGCGCGGGCTTCTGGCTGCAAGATGGGACAGGAGGGGGATCCTTCCCGCAAGATCCAAACGAGGCCCAAGCCGGAGCCCTCTACCTCTCTGGCAATCGCCTCGCTGGAGGCGCAGGTTCACAACCGAGCGACTCGACTCTCTCTCAAGTCGTAGCGATCGACTCCGCTGACCTGCCTCTAGTCCAGGAAGGCAAAGCGGCCGTTAGCTTGAGCTTCTACTACCAAGACACCGACGATAACGACTCAGCTGTCGTCGATATCGAATTCTTGGATACCTCTTCTACCGTGTTGGGCAGCGCCTCAAGTGGAGGCCTTGGAAACATCGCTTCCAACGGGACAGCCTACAACTCCACCACGGCCCCTTGGACACAGGTAAAGATCGAGAACGAACTCCCTGTAGGCACAGAGTCTATTCGTATTTCCATTTCTACCAATCGAGTCGGCGGTTCGGCTACCAACGTGCACTTCGATTCCTTTAGCGGCGAGATCGTCACCGCCCCAGGTTACCTAGCCATCGTCAACGGCGACTTCGAGACGGGAGCAGACGGCACTGGCAGCAAATCGCCCATCGAAGGCTGGACCGACGAGGGCGCCAGCTCTGGATTCTGGCTCCAAGACGGCACGGGTGGCGGATCCTTCCCGCAAGATCCGAGCGAGCCACAAGGAGGTTCTCTCTACCTCTCCGCAAATCGCCTCGCAGGCGGAGCGGGCTCCCAACCAAGCTCCTCAACCCTCTCCCAAACAGTAGCCGTCAATCCTGCTATCCTCAGCCTGATACAGGCGGACGAGGCTGCGATCGATTTGTCATTCTACTACCAGGATACAGACAACAACGACGCTAGCACCGTCAGTATCGACTTTTTGGATGCGTCCTCAGCTGTGGTCGGCTCCGCTTCCACCGGCGAGCTCGTAAACATTGCCAACAACGGCACCGCCTACGATCCTACCAACGCCCCATGGACTCTCGTGGAGCTAAAGTCCCTTTTGCCTGCTAGCGCAGAATCCATTCGCATCAACATTTCGACAACCCGTTCCGGAGGGTCTGCGACAAATATCCATTTCGACACTTTTAGCGCTTGGATCGTCAAGGCCGACGACCTTGGTCCCCTGGAAGACGCGGAGTCTGCCTATCGTTCCAGCGCTCCGTGGACCGCTTACGACGGATCGAATCCCCCAGCCACGCCCGATGGTGAGTACTTCGCAATTCCCTTCATGAGCGTAACGGAAACCGCTGCCGACGGTTCCTTGAAAATCGCCGGCGGCGGACAAGCAGCCGCTATCCACTACAGCGAAGCGGATGCCGCCGTGGTGGGAATCGCTGCCGAAGCCCTCGCGGATGATATCGAGCGTGTAACAGGGATCGCTGCAACAGCGTCCACCGCCGCTCCCTCCGCATCGGAGGTCATCCTCATCGGCACCCTTGGGTCGAGCCCTCTTATCGACGCCCTCGTGAACGACGGAAAAATCGACGTATCCGCGATCCAAGGAAAGTGGGAAGCATACACCGCAGCTGTCGTTGAAAACCCACTACCTGGCGTGAGCCGTGGCCTTATCATCGCAGGTAGCGATCGCCGCGGCGCCGCGTTCGGAGTCTTTGCCCTTTCCGAGTCGATGGGAGTGTCGCCATGGTACTTCTGGGGCGACATTCCCACCGAGCAGAAAACAGCGCTCTACGTAGCTGGAAATCACACGCAGCCGTCTCCAGGAGTTAAATACAGAGGGATCTTCCTCAACGACGAGGATTGGGGACTGCAGCCATGGGCCGCCAACACCTTCGAACCCGAGGTCGGAAACATCGGTCCCAAGACCTACTCCACCATCTACGAGCTCCTGCTCAGACTGCATTCAAACGTTATCTGGCCCGCCATGCACGAGTACCCAGTCATGACGACTCCCTTCTACGAAGTCCCTGGCAACATGGAAGCTGCGGACGACTACGCGATCGTCATCAGCACCTCCCATCACGAGCCGATGCTGCGCAACAGCCACGAATACAACGAGAGCGAACGCGGTAGCTACAACTACTGGAACAATCGCTCGAACATCTACGACTTCTGGGAAGAACGCGTCATCGAAACCGCTGACACCGAAGCGATTTACACGATCGGCATGCGCGGACGCACGGATGCTGGCATGCTCGCCCCAGCCGGCACCACCGATGCCCAAAAAGCCCAAAAGATCCAAGACGAGATCATCCCTGACCAACGTCAAATGATCAGCGACTACGTCAACAAGGACGCCTCGGAAATGCCGCAAATCTTCATCCCCTACAAGGAGACGCTGGTGCAATACCAGTCTGGTTTGCAGCTTCCAGACGACGTCACCATCCTTTGGCCAGACGACAACCATGGATACATCCGCCAGCTCTCGACCGCTCAAGAGCAAGCTCGTTCCGGAGGCTCCGGCGTCTACTACCACCTCTCTTACTGGGGCGTGCCAACAAGCTATTTGTGGCTCTGCACCACCCCTCCTGGCATGACCCGCTCGGAGATGACCAAAGCATGGGACTTCGAGGCCAAGAACATGTGGCTCGTCAACGTGGGCGATCTCAAGCCTCACGAAATCGGCACGGACTTCTTCCTTCGCATGGCCCGCGACCCTGAAGCCTTCCGCGACTTCGACCAGCGCGCCTACCTCAGCCAATGGGCCGAGCGAACCTTCGGAGCCACTCACGCTGACGCTATCGCAGATGTCTTGGAGGAATATTTCCACCTCAACATCGTCAAGCGTCCCGAACATCTCGATCGCAACGATAGCGGCTTCAGCCACACCGACAACGGCGACGAAGCAGGCCAACGCCTCGCTGACTTCGCTGCGATGGTCGCAGCAGCCGAGGACATCTACGCCCAATTGCCTGCCGAACAAAAGGCTGCCTTCTACGCTATGGTACTCTACCCAGCGAAGGGCTCCCACTTCGTCAATCGTCGCGTGCTTCTCGCCGAGCAAAGCCGACTCTGGGCGAGCCAAGGACGCGCCGCGACCGCAGACCTCGCCGCTGCTGCTCAAGCCGCGCACGACGCCCTGCTGGCGGAAACCGAATTCTACAACAAAACAAACGCCGGCGGAAAATGGGACTTCATGCTCAACCCCATGGACATCTCCCAGCTTCCTGGCTGGGCTCAAGAAACGCAAAACGCCTTCATAATGCCTGCCGTCGGCAGCTACACGCCAGCCTCAGCCGCCGGACTCGGCGTCGCCATCGAAGGCTCCGAGATGCCGCTGGAAGAAGGCGTAGCGGGCGACCTGCCGAAGATCACGCGCCACGCCGACGCGGAACGCTTCATCGACATCTTCAACGAGGGCACTGGCGCCTTGACCTGGACCGCGACTGCGAGCGACCCCTGGATCGAGCTCAGTCAAGCCTCCGGAGATACAGATGCCAGAATCATGGTTAGCGTCGATTGGAGCCAGACGCCTCGTGGCTACGCCATCCCCGGCCAAGTCACGATCAGCGCCGGCGGCGAAGCGCGCACCGTAAACGTTCGCGCATTCTACCCCTTCGACCTCAACCTCGACGCCCTTCCCGACGCGGTCGAAACCGATTCGCGAGTCATCATCGAAGCCGAAGACTACACCTCGCGACAAGACCACCCCGACGGCATCTCATGGACCCTCGTAGATGGAGCAACCGCTTCCCATGACGGGATGACTATCTTGCCCGTGACGGCTGCAAGCCTCGATCCTGCAAACCTGTCAGCCGACACCGCGTCCCTCACCTACGAATTCTACACTTTCAGCACCGGACAGGTTGAGATCCAAACGGAGTGTTTGCCCACCCATCGTATCACCGCCGATCATCCCGGTCTGCGTTACGCCATCTCCCTCAACGGAGCCGCCCCGCAGATCGTTGACATAAATGCCGCGGAATACTCTGCCGCTTGGAATTCCAATACCCTGCGGGCCGCGTCCCACGGAGTCACTACGCATGAAATTACGCAGGCTGGCCTACAGACTCTCACGGTTTGGATGGTAGACGCTGGAGTCGTTCTCGATCGCTTCGTTGTCGATTTCGATTCGACCGTGTTCGAGGCAGAAAAGCTCAGTGTCCAAGATTCCAATACAAGCGTGGTCAGCTTCACGGATGGCCCCGCCAGCGGAGGCGGAGGCCTGCATATGCAGTCTACGCAAGTCGGACACTACGCGACCTTCGCCGTCCCCTCCCTCTCAGCCGGAGACTACCAGCTCTCCATGAGAACCAAGAAATGGGGCAGCCGCGGCATCGTGCAAATCGCCGTCGCCGAGAGCCCGGATGGACCTTTTACCGACCTCGGCGATCCCATCGACCTCTACAGTTCCTCTGGAGTCTACGAGGACATCGACCCGCTCGCCGTCAGCTTCACCACCTCCGGCGCCAAATACGTTCGCCTCACCGTGGTCGGAAAGAACGACGCCGCGAGCAACTACTGGGCACTGCTCGACCTGCTGGAGTTCGAGCCACAGATAATGGTGAGTGACCAACCGATCCGCAATTGGAGAATGGCTTACTTCGGTACCTTCGACGCCACCGGAAACGCTCTGGACAGCGCGG